The genomic segment TGTAACCCGGCCATTGGCGGGATCGGTAAATCACATTTAGTGCGTGAAATTGATGCCTTGGGCGGTGCGATGGCGCTGGCTGCCGATAAAGGCGGTATTCAATTCCGTATTCTGAATTCACGTAAAGGTGCAGCAGTACGTGCAACTCGTGCGCAGGCTGACCGTGTTCGTTATAAAGCAGCGATTCGTGAGACTTTAGAAAATCAAGCGAATCTGGATATCTTTCAGCAAGCAGCAGATGACCTGATTGTTGAAGGCGATACTGTTAAAGGTGTCGTGACCCAAATGGGTATTCGCTTTGATGCGAAAACTGTGGTGCTAACTGCAGGTACATTCTTAGGTGGTGTGATTCACATTGGCTTAAACAATGCTTCAGGCGGTCGTGCTGGCGATCCTCCTTCAATTTCATTGGCACATCGTTTACGTGAGTTAAACTTACCTGTAGGTCGTTTAAAAACAGGTACACCGCCACGTATTGATGCACGTTCAGTCGACTTCTCTGTCATGACACCGCAGCCGGGTGATTTCCCGTCTCCAACCATGTCATTTATGGGTGATGTGTCTATGCACCCTGAACAGGTGAACTGCTACATCACGCATACCAATGAACGTACCCATGAGATCATTCGTGGCGGTTTAGACCGTTCACCGATGTACACTGGTGTGATTGAAGGTGTAGGTCCACGTTACTGTCCATCAATTGAAGATAAAATTCATAAATTTGCTGATAAAGATTCACACCAAGTATTCCTTGAGCCTGAAGGCCTGGATACACATGAGCTTTATCCAAACGGTATTTCAACTTCTTTACCATTTGATGTTCAGTTTGAATTGGTGCGTTCAATCCGTGGTATGGAGAATGCACACATTCTTCGTCCAGGTTATGCAATCGAATACGATTATTTCAACCCTCAAGCATTAAAGTTCACTTTGGAAACAAAAGCGATCAATAACCTGTACTTTGCTGGTCAAATCAATGGTACAACCGGTTATGAAGAAGCGGGCGCACAAGGCTTGCTTGCAGGCTTGAACGCTGCACGTCGTGCATGGGATCAAGAACAATGGACACCAAAACGTGATGAAGCATACATGGGCGTACTGGTTGATGACCTAATTACTTTAGGTACTAAAGAACCGTATCGTATGTTCACTTCACGTGCGGAATACCGTTTGATGTTGCGTGAAGATAATGCGGATCAGCGTTTAACACCAATCGGTCGTGAAATGGGTCTGGTTGATGACGAACGTTGGGCAGCTTACTGTGAAAAAATGGAAGCTGTAGAGAAAGAAACAGGTCGTCTACAACATCTTTGGGCTGCACCAAACAACCCAATGGGTAAAAAATTCGTTGAGATGACAGGTGCGGATCTTTCTAAAGAATGTTCTGCAATTGATTTGTTAAAACGTCCAAACATCACCTTCGCTCAAATTGCAGAGCTCACAGGTTCTGAAGTTTCACCACAAGTGGGTGATCAAATTGAGATTGCGGTGAAATACGAAGGTTATATCAACCGTCAGCATCAAGACGTTGCACAAATGAAACGTTTAGAGGAAACCAAGATTCCTGCTGATTTTGACTATGATGTTGTTTCAGGTCTTTCTCGTGAAATTACATTGAAGTTAAAAGATATTCGTCCTGAAACACTGGCTCAAGCAAGCCGTATTCCGGGTGTAACACCAGCAGCCGTTCAATTGGTGATGATTACGATTCGTAAGAATGCCCAAGCGAAAAAATCTGCTTAAGATTTTGAATTAAAGAAGCCCGCAATCTGCGGGCTTCTTTGTTTAAGTATTTTCTATTTTTACATAATGGTATGAGATTGGAATTTTTAAATATTTTTCTAATGATTTAAGAAATCTTTTCTCATTAATGTGAACTGGATCATTAACGTCAAAAATAGATACGATATTCATTTCTTTGACATTTTGATATTGTAAGGTGAAAGAGTATTCCAATAATTGTCCTATGGATTGACGTATGGCGTCACGTAAATTTCGGGCAATTTTGATTTCATAAAGTATAAAACTTTTTGATTCATCTTGAATTGCAATATCTACACGAGTGTTATTGTTCAAAAAATATTCTGAAAATATTTGATCTTTTTTGAAATTTAACTTTAAATCTTTA from the Acinetobacter sp. YWS30-1 genome contains:
- the mnmG gene encoding tRNA uridine-5-carboxymethylaminomethyl(34) synthesis enzyme MnmG encodes the protein MHYPKVYDVIVIGGGHAGTEAALAAARMGRQTLLLTHNIETLGQMSCNPAIGGIGKSHLVREIDALGGAMALAADKGGIQFRILNSRKGAAVRATRAQADRVRYKAAIRETLENQANLDIFQQAADDLIVEGDTVKGVVTQMGIRFDAKTVVLTAGTFLGGVIHIGLNNASGGRAGDPPSISLAHRLRELNLPVGRLKTGTPPRIDARSVDFSVMTPQPGDFPSPTMSFMGDVSMHPEQVNCYITHTNERTHEIIRGGLDRSPMYTGVIEGVGPRYCPSIEDKIHKFADKDSHQVFLEPEGLDTHELYPNGISTSLPFDVQFELVRSIRGMENAHILRPGYAIEYDYFNPQALKFTLETKAINNLYFAGQINGTTGYEEAGAQGLLAGLNAARRAWDQEQWTPKRDEAYMGVLVDDLITLGTKEPYRMFTSRAEYRLMLREDNADQRLTPIGREMGLVDDERWAAYCEKMEAVEKETGRLQHLWAAPNNPMGKKFVEMTGADLSKECSAIDLLKRPNITFAQIAELTGSEVSPQVGDQIEIAVKYEGYINRQHQDVAQMKRLEETKIPADFDYDVVSGLSREITLKLKDIRPETLAQASRIPGVTPAAVQLVMITIRKNAQAKKSA